TTTCTCTACacatttatatatcaaatacaTTATTAGATTGTAGTTCAATATTCTGTCCTACTTTGCATAATTTAAACCAccataatttaatcttatatagATTTCACATCAAGCCAAAACGGAGTTAGATTATATGTCAACGTAAAACTCACCTTACTGTTTTATTGAAAACTCACTTTACTGATAGTCAGTTGACAAAAATTCAAATGTATTGGGACTCCACAAAGTATGAGAAAGGcctataatattttgaaagagcTCAAATTCCAACACTCATTGAAGTGGGAgctaaagaaatatataaagaagaGTTGAGAAATATTGGTTTTATAAAGcccttcaattttattttttttaactttcaagaaataaaactaagatGTACACTGCATGCTCTAAATCATTCAAAGATTAATGTCAAACTGTTTCAAGTTACACCATTTCCCTTGCCGCTTGCTGCCATATCTCTCAATCCCattaaaattgcaaaatcaATAGCATGAATACTTTCAGAAGTTCCAACATTTTCACAGTCGATCAATCAAGAAAGATGGAAGCTTTCTAATCACATCGAGTCAAGTTGCCTGAGATCATGTTCATCTCATGGACAATCCGGGGTTCCAGTCGTACTATAATAGCAGGTGGCTGACTTGAAATCAATCAAATCATCATTTTGCTATTGGAGGGTACAAGTTAACAGTACCACCGATTCACCATTCTCCATTCAAAGGTTCTGGCAACTGACAGCACAAGGCTAGGAAAAGGCAGTAATTCATAAAGACATTAACTGTTACAAAAAGACAGGATGAGAATAGAATATCAAACATTCGTTTCACAAATAGATTCTGATTCCTCACACACCCTTATCTATTAAGTTATTGGATAGTATTAATTTAGCTTCTGAAAGGCTCAAAGTTTGCTCAATCTCTCCCTGCAAAACTATCACATTTCACAACAAAATACTGGAAGGAAAAGGGAAAACGGGCCATCCTCGTATTCACTTTTTGTTCAAACAGCGTATTCTTGGCATAAATTCTGATCTGGGGTGGTAAATATGAATGCTTACAAATGTGAATAAAATCAAACCTTTCCGCGCCAAGCATATATTGACCAGACTAAACTAATgcatcaatttcttttataaaagagtaataataaaatttacacaTTCTGAACACACTTCACAACATGAGTGGCTGAAATCTTTTACACACGGCAACAGTATATGACTGTAGTTTCATTAGCAAATATGACAATCTGTTTAGAACTCAAGCGAACTCAAGCAGTATTCAATCAGAGGAGAATGAACAGATTTTTTAAGAGGCAACCTACTGGAGCATATACTTGCCTGCAGCACAGtctcttaattatttatctatttgaCTGCCAAGCAACCTCTTAAAAAACTTGTTTTCCACTTGCCACCAACCTCTCAAATAACAAGGTAACCTTAAGAAAGACTATTAATGCCCTGCTTGCCTACCCCAGTTAAGGTCTGCAGAAAATTCAGCAAATGCCGCTCGTGGATCACCATTTGAAACAGACCAGTAATATTGAGCTGTTTCATTATCAACATGCATGCTTCTCTTCAAGGAATCAACCACCTTTTTGTTGCTTTCTTCTGAGGAAATTCTGTTTGACACATAGGTAGTCCTCGTGTCTGGTACATCATTAGGATACAGCACTGCTACTTCTCGTTTTGCATACACATCCAGCTCAATAAAGCATGTTCTGCTAATCAGAATATCAGGATTACTAATAGGGATTAATAACCTTTCCCTTGAGTATATGCCATGGTCGCTTATCATGTTGTTCAGGCGCTTTATGTCCATTACctatcaaaacataaaaatatcatcCAATGTCAATGTGAATAAAGGCTAAGTTTCACAGAggatccttttctttttattaatggCATGTACAATCCTGCTGTGTTTGAAGGAATTGTCCTAGTTCAACAATGGGGGTTTTCTGGATCTGGTGTGGTGTGGTGGGTTGTGTTAGATACTCGTGTTGTCATGTGCCTGGATGATATTTCTCTCAGGATTCATGATTGACGgtttcttgtatttttcttcgACTCTGGCTAGTTTTCTTAAGTGGGGTGGCTGTTTTTTGCTTGGAgctgtttgtcatgtacttgtTGCTGTAATGTGTTCATTTATAGTAGCAGCTTACagttatattactattatttgcCTTCcagaaaaatgtaattttttccACACTCTCACTCAATCAGAAATGGTAAAAGTGCTAGATATCACTTTTAAGATAACTAAAGTGAAACTCAATAAGGTAATCTACATCTGATTCGatgatgttttataatttttacctAGACGGCAAAAATGGCCTTTAAGAAAACTTCGAAAATAAGATTTGTCTTTTAcccatataatatataattattgtaaagttaaaagaaagataaagtaTATATGTCAACTTGCGACTAGATGATAATGTAAAAACCTTTTAccctactactactactactagaTAGACTAATACTTTTCTATTTCACAGAAAACATGGTCTctaagaaaactataaaaacagGATTTGGCTTTTAACATGCTTATATAAACGTTGATTAAAAAATCAAGGGAATCATTgtttaaattaagtaaattgCATTCCATAAATGCTAAGGAACTGTGAAAATATACCAGCCTGAAAAGTCGCAAACAGTAACTGTGATTCCCATAATTCATTTAATAACTGAAAACCTAGCAACCTAGGATTACAGCATGGAATGGGTGCATTTAGTGGTGTGGAAACTACTAAAAAATTTGACCCAATACTGTTTAACTTAATCAGGAAAAGTGATAAACCCTGGTTTACAGGTGACACGGACCTGAACAGCGTACTTGACGGCGAGGCTAGCGACGGTGTCGCCGCGGGAAATGCGATGGGAGATGGCGAATTTGGCGAGGGAATTGTCTCTCCAGAAGCTTCCAGAGAGCGGGTCGCCGATAACGTGGTTCAATTTCCAAGGGGCAACGAAGGCTCTTGTGAGCATCTCCCTCTGGGAGGCGACGGAGTTCCAGAGACGGCAGACGCAGCTGGCACGGGCGAGATCGGGTATCGGAAGGTTCTGGAAGATGAGGCGGAGGATGTCGGTGGAGGAGAGTGCCGAGAAATGGGAATTCATGGGGGAGATCACTGTGGTGGCagtggcggtggcggtggcggtggaGGAGGATGAGGAAGAGAAATTGGAATTGATGAGTTGCCGGAAAATGTCACCGTCGTCTTCGTCGCAACAACAACCCATTGGAGTGAAATTGAAATAGAAAGGATGGCGTACGTGTAGGGGATAAAAGGGCACGTCTTATCTCACTGCCACAATCACTTGTCCACAAAGAATGACCctagattttgatttttttttgtcatcatcatcattatttgaaaactatattaattctattttattgaaattcacaaactattttttcagaaaaatctTTATCCTTTTTAAAGGACCCCTCTCTAATTAAATctttatacttaattaattataaaggttagatttttttttctttctcttattagAACTGCAAAATATATGGTCGCAAATTGGATAATCATTGTCATCtctacaaatattaattaattacgcGATTTAACTATGATTAGTTTATATGGGTATTAAGAGTTTTTGTAaattctgtaaaaaaaaaacataaaagatattTCATAAGAATAATATATGAATTGTATAATGATTTTATACAGAGAGATGGAGAAAGTAATAACAAACAGCAAAAAGACACCGACTGTGATTTTCCTTGAAACGAGTAGGAAAAAATGATATGAACATTAAAGAAAAATCCTTGCACCTTCTCTGAAAGCCAAAGAGGAAAAGCATAAGAGCACAATTATGGACATAAAGAATTGACAGGATgataaaaattacaagaaagTAGCCAGAAAATGGCGAGTTCTTAGATGCCTCTAACGGGGAATTGCATCGACGATGTTGGGCGCTGTTTGAGTCCACTTACAAGCACATCATTTTTCTGTACAGTTTTCCTGCTCCTTAACGGTGAAAGTGAAACCAATCTGGATGCAATTCTTGAAGGAGAGAAAGATCGACGGAATTTAGATGCagtggatgatgatgatgatctcTTGGGAGGACTGAATCTGCTCAATCTTACAGGTCTTGTGGGTGAAATAGACACAGTTGGTGGGAATTTGGAAGCCGACGATGGAGACTTGATCAAAAACTTGTGAGGTGTCCCAGCCCTGTTTCTTGATATGCCAGGGGACTTGGTCTTGCAAGACTGTTGCTGCCGTGGTGGTGAAGGTGGAGACTTTATAACAAATTTGTGTGAAGTTGTACCTCTATTTCTTGAAATGATGGGTGACCTTGTCTTGCAAAACTGTTGCGGTTGTGGCTGTGAAGAAGAGTGAGTGGAAAGGAACAAAGGGTTGGGGAAAAGTACTGTTTTTCTAGCCCATGGCCTATTCCTGGGAGATACCCTATTTGCCATATACCTGTTGCTTTCTTTATCAAATTCTCTGACCTTTGGAGGAGAAACCTTAAAGTTTATTCTGGAGCGAGCCCTTTGAAGTTGTGGGGTACCATCATTCTGAACTCTGGTTTgcttctctttcttccttctcaCCCTCAGCTGTGTGTTTTCAAGTTCTACTTTCTTGTTGCTCCGTTGAGACATTGGAGTTTTTGGGTCATCTGGGACAGTTTTCTTACCAACCGCTGAGACTATTTCCCTCGCAAACTGACTTGCCTGCAAAATTTCTCCAACAGTTTCGCCTACAAGCATTGCTGGCAGTGACATTCTCTTCCATTCACCTGCATAAGGGTTCACAATAATTAAAGGGAAGCCAATTATATCCATGTTCCCTTGATCATGCTCAAGACCAAGTAAAGAGAGAACAAACAAAACCTGTGTTTGCTGGAAACTTTCCCACTGGAGATCTCCTTGATGCACCATTCTTGATCCTTCACGACGGCAAGAATACATaagattacaatttgcagcAACAAATGGCAGAACGTTTAAGAATAGTAATAATACATGTCATTCAACCACAAAAAGTATCACATATGTGTAGTCTGTTCACACACCAAAGATGACTTTTGATTGATTGTTACatagaaatgaaaatcaaagtttAAAGCTGCAATGTGGTGATCATGAGTGAGTCCTGctatgaaatgaaattgaaatagaaTCGAAAGCTTACCTGAGTGACTCTTGCTTGCACCTGAGACTTGTTCTGAGATAACCTCTTGTGCTGCGAGGGCTGAGAGTCACCCCCGACACCACCTTGGTTCCACCAGTCACAGTGTACTGAAGCTCCTGCAGCCGAGCGACGCATTGATCCACCTTAAACACCCACAACAATTCACTcacaaagattaaaaatttatctGTTGTCATCAGGGAAGATCACTGGCATTATCATGCATTACCTTGTTTAAGGTTTCTTTAATCAGAACAGGATTGAGAGCCGCCAAAAGCTTCTTCTGCTTCGGTGGGGTTCTTGCAACCATCTTCGGAATATCCGAGGAATGAAATCAAACACACACAAGGTGGGTCTCAAGAATTTTCCTCAGACAAACAATCTCTCCAACTTGTACCTAGTGCCCACCCAACCAAAGATTGGATCtgaatctctctctctctcactctctctctctctctctaaaataGGAAGACACGGTCCCAAAACCTTTTGCTTTTGGTTGCAGAGTTTGGCTACTAAGTGTTGTTGACGTTGAACAAACACGAACCCTCTGTAACGTTTGTTTTCCAACGGTCGACTAAATCTATGTATCTCTATCACTCTGTCCTAAGCAAGCTAATTCAACGCCAACGGCTATATGCAACTATTTTTGTCCCTATTTTGGTTGGGCCTACGTGGGCCTGCTTCCATTAGTCAATAGCAAAGCTTCATAATACAACGTTATAAAGCTGACTCTAGAAAaactttaaaagttaatttactTTCCATACAAATTAAGCAATATATATTggaatattaaataaactttttgaaatttttgttccAGCTTTTCATTCACTTGAAAAGTTAAAGAGTTTTAAATTTCACATGTCGTGGGTAGAAAATTCTTTAcatcattaaaaattatttttaaattattattatacaacaagaatatttaattatgtcataatttattgttattaataatatttttttaaaataaaaagatgacATGACGTGCATTTCAATTAAATTCGAAGTTGGAAGTTTGCTTGATGGATCCGCATTTAAATGTGATAAAGTTTGACATATGATTAACAATTTTCCTTCCAATACCCATCTGACACGTGTTAATGCAAGTGAATAactaaatatgattattttatcgcaatttgttaaaagtaaattaatctgattggataaataaaagaaggaaaagaatatTTGGTAGAAGAATTCTCTTAGTTTATGGAGAATTCGAAATTGAAAAAACATTGTTTCATGTTTggtttatcttttaaaaaataacatttatatgagtaaacaattttaaaaatgatttttagttGCTTTTtgcaaatataattttctatggAAGATGTGGGAATTTAATTTCCTaagttaaaaagtttttttattagagCTAGTATCATATTACTGGTGTCAAATTATCCAAGGTGATAATGAATTAAagattttagttaaaatatcgctgctttcttatttttaacaaattatccaaacaaaaattgtttgataattATCAGAAATAATGATTTATGGGCATTAAACATTTCCTTCTACTTATGGCATCCTGACAATTAAATGTTTCACAAATAATTAGTAGCATTATAAGATTATTGACATTTGACAAGgatcaattttgtttcataatgAAAGTATATGAATgtgtttatataattattagtataTAATCTTACACTTTTAATAACAATTCCTCCCATAACAAGTTTACTCATTAGGGCAAGTTAATTAAATACCTCTAGATATTGGTAGTTTGTTAATTCAAGctttaatagttattttttgttccaaatatttttttttttaattattcaatacgatcatattttttcatctttatgtaatttttattctttttacttacattaagtataatttttattctttttaattaacaaaaaaaaataagaactagATTGAAACAAAAAAGAGTTAAGAGAatgcattaaataattttaataaaaaataggataAAAAGACTATTAAACCTTAATTCAAAAGCAAACgagtaaataaaagaatttgagaCACGTGAGATCTGTAAGAAATTTGATCGCACAACAAACACCACGAGCAtgaatttgaaacttaaatCTAAGATCAGAAATTTGATCGAACAACATACGCAAGAGTATTTGCATGACATGTTTTgagaaaaatttaattgaatcttGGTTGATTCATAATGCAGCACAGTAATTTATACACGTTGGCATTAGCTAAAAAACTCCACTTTTTTGTCCGTTGTTTGAGAAAACAATGTTTACTGCATTTGGGTTGGGCGATACGGCAGGAGTGATGACTTTCTGTTCATGGTTCTTAGCTTAAGAGGACTCCAGACCACAGGTTTACGTTGTAGAGCAAGAACAGGTTGATTCCTAATGGGCCCCATCATCCTGGAATCTGCCTGTGTTGGACTGTTCATCATAAACTTGCTGCTGCTCCTTACTGACATTGGTGTTGTCAAGACTGATTCTCTCAACTCTGGCATTGGGGCAAACAAACTTGAATACCTATCTTTCCTTTGGCTTCTTATCCGTGATTGCTGATTGCTTCCACCGGTAACTCGGAATGCTGAGGTACGAAGTGGAGTTGACATGCTAGAAGTTGTGTGAAGCGGTAGTGTGGCAATGGAGACCCTCCTCCTTGGCTGAATGACCTGCGTTGTTGATGTTGAAGGTGGTGGTCTAACGGCAATGGAGACCCTCCTCCTTGCCTGAAAGAACTGCCCTGTTGTTGATGGCGCAGCTTGCCTCACGGAATTGGTCGCCATTGAAGCCCTTCTCACAGAGTTTTCCTTTCCATTCATGAATGTGGTGTAATTCTTTGATCTCCAAGGAGACTGTGGAGGCATGGAATTGGTTATTTTTCTCAGTGGTTGTCTGAGTTTGGAAGGATTCAGTGGTGGCTTCCTGTCAGTCATTGTTTTCTGAGCTGTTGTCTGTTGTGATGGTAATGAGGGTTGAGCCGAAACAGCAGCAAGTGCTCTACTTTCTTGCTTTAGTCTGTGCTTTCTTTCTTCGGCGATCTGGTTCTCCAGGTCCCGAACCTGTCACGAAGGACATCAAATTATGAATCACTTTGAATAGAAAAAAGGGCACCCATCATCTTTTCTGAGTAACTTGCTTCTGAAGAATATACCTTTTCTTGAAGGGTTCTACAATGCTGTTCTCTTGTAGCAAGCCTGAGTTGAGCAATTTGCAAGCTATcctgtaatttaattgtttccTTCTCGTCTTGTTTGAGCTTTTCTACCTTTAATTGTACAAAATTTATGAGTTTCAGGAATTGAAAAATCATGGTTATGTTTATTAGAACAATTTCATGCTAACTTACCATTTGCTTGTACTTAAACAACTCAGAGTGGTCTACTTGCTTGCGAGCCGGGCCACCCTCGATTCCACGGACGCGGGTGGCGAAATTCAGTGAGCAAAGTGTCTCTCCCAAGTCTGCTGCGCTTGGACTTACCTGCACAAACATTAATGTTTTGCAGTCTCCACCTGCATTTCAGCCACATATCAAACATTAACAGTCAAAAAATGCAGGCATGAAATGAAATCAATTCATAGTCATTTTCAAAGGATCGTATAAATTCTTAATGTTGAAGTGGAATCTTACCTAACGAGCTTTGCAGCATATGAGTGAGTTTTGAGTTCCTGTCAAAACCGGATGATACagataataattagaaaaaggATCATTCAGTTAGAGTTTATTTAAGAGAGGAAAAGAAACTTGCCTGTATGGAATGTGGGCTGATTTAGAAGCAAGGGCAGAAATAACATCACCAAGCGCTGAAAGAGACTTATTTATGAATTGAGATTCCTTCAGTCTTTCTCCCTCAGCTTCAGTTTTTCCCACTCGCTCACTGCCAGCTAAGTCTACTAGCCAAAGGTGACTCTTTGTTCTCTGgccattaattaaattttcccCCATTACAGTTACTCGCAACAAGCTGCATGTAAAAGCACCTCTTGATCATTtgtcaataattattaataaattctgCCAAAAATCGTGAGTGTCATTgagaaaattatattacatcTACTGCAAAAAGAAAGTAACTGCCAGCTTAAAATATGATCTATTcaaggaaaacaaatatttagtttaatatgattataatatttaagaattaagtcttttataaaatagaaataagttTAGAAGTAACTATGAAGTACGAGCAACAATTAGTCAATCTGTAAGAATTTGCTATACCAGTGCGAACGGCTACTAAGCTCATTAGCGCAGGTGGATCCAACTGATCTGACTCGATTTCCAGTCTTAAGCATTTCCCACACGTCTTCTGTTCCATAAACACGTGCTTCAATAAGTCCAGGGACATCTTGGGTTCCTTCGGCAGCTTGCTTTATCTCCAATCTAAAGTATagaaatttgttttcttcatcaGTTACCAAACATTTTATACAACAAAATTCTATGCATCTAGTTGGGTAGAGAGTGCCAGAAAACTGGAAACcacattaattagtttattagcTTGTTGAAGATGTTTAGAAAACTATAGTGTCATTCTTTATCCAGCACAGAAATATGTCAAACGAATTCTCATATTAACACAACATCGTATGCGAATTGCCAGCTAATTCTTGAATAAAAGAGCAACAGACAACCACGCTAATTACTTGGGAGATCTAAGCACTCACTTCTTTGTAGGTTGAGTTGAATTTTCCACCAACAGATCTCTTATCTTCTCATTGTAAACCTCCAGCATGCTGACAGATAATTCATACTTCATCGTGCCATTTCTCTCTTCAGTTATCCGAAATAACTCTTCCAGGGTTCGGTAGTTAACTCCCCTGTGTTCTGGTGTTCCTTCCATAGTGAATGTTTTCCCAGTTCCAGTTTGCCCATAGGCAAAAATGCAGACATTGTAGCCATCCAATACTGATGTAACAATGGGTTTGGTCTGTTGAAACACAGCCTCTGCATAACAAAAAATGTGTTCAGTTTCAATGATTTCTCATAAAAACAACTTTCTTGATTGCAAAACCAATAAAAGATGCAACTTCTCGTTACCCTGGTTATCTTCTGGCCCAAATACATGGTCGAATTTAAATTGCTTTTTAGAAGATTCTGCACAAATGACTTGAAGCTCATTATCTGAAGACGACTCAAAATTGACAACAGAAGCAGACCCATTAGCAATTTCACTTGCATTTAATGGTCGGCATCTGCAGAAAACTCTGATATTCCCCTTGAGTTCAATTACTTCATTGTAAAGCCGCCTTCGCTCAGAGGACTCCTCCAGGTACTTTCTTTTCAAGAGTTCATATTCAGCACCtgaaaccataaaaaaattccaaaacctataaaaattataattaaattaactatagacagaaagagagagagagagagagagagagagagagagagtattCAAATTTTCATGTATTATTGTAGTTTTCTACTAGAAGCATACCGAGAAGCTGCACGGACTTCAAAACATCAGTGCCCGGAAAAGATTCAATCGTGAGCTTAACTTCATCAGACAATGATATGTGATGCTTCTTCAAATCCTAATGCATGAACCATATAACCCCGGTAAAATAAAGTTTACGAATAATAAACAGAATGCGAGAAAACAGAGAGTCCAGAAatttaaggaaaagaaagagacaGAATTCAATGTGGTTTCTAAAGATTTACCTGAATTTTAGTGTCGAGATCAAGTATTTTCTTCAATATAGGAAGTGTGTGACCTTTATCCGGAGAAACTTCGTGGATTCCCTGTGACATACTGTTTTCGTCCACGGAGTCTGAGTTCTCGTTCACTTGCTTCGATACATCATCTGATGAAATTTCACAAATCGACAAACCATCTAACGTCAGAATTAACAACGTAATTTTGCCTAAGATTAAGatcattgattttctttttgtcattcCAAATGGAAAAAGGGAAATTGAATAGAGAATGGAGAGGGAACCTGGCTCAGAAGTGATCGACGGTTGCTTGAGTTCGTAGTCAAGAACGAAACGGTGGAATTTTTCAGCGAGCATTTGGATTTGAATGGATTGATCTGCAAGAATGTATGATTTGTGTCAAAGAATAAGTGGTTAATTCAATTGATTGATGAGtagagagaaagtgagagtACCACTCATGGTTCTCTGAGATAAGAGTGGCACACGATTCCAAGATCCAACTTCCTCAGCAATAGAGCGCAAGAGAGCAATAGAGCGTAAGAAAGCAATAGAGCGCAAGAGAGGAATAGAGTACCGTTCTTTTCTTGCTGAGATTTCAAAGTTTGAAATCACAACGGCTATATGCCAATATCAAATTCTCAAGAGCGTCCACCACACCGTCTTCTATTTTGGGCCTCGGGATGGGCAACCCAAATTCGAAAGCCCAACGTGGGAATGGGCTAGGCTGTTTTTATTAAACACCtgttaaaatataagttttaaaatttctttatatataaatttttttaactgaaaatagtatatattaaattaaatttcgaaaactgttaaaatattaaaatattcaagtcataaataaatacaataattacgaaatattttctttctttcacattTAGGGTCATAGAATCTTCTTTGAGCAAGGCAATTTATCTAAAACTTTTTGTCCATAAAAACTCCACATTTACATGTCAAACTTCAAATTCAAACAGGTGAAAGATTTGAAGATTTGACGttatataacttaatttaaacTCGTAATTTGAAAATTGATAAAGTCTATGATATAAATATCAGGTATGacttaatataaatatcttttatactAAAACCTTGATTactctttttgaaaaattaaagattttaatatagGAAAATAATTTACCACGATCTATTTTTAGAGGTATTTTAGTCCTTacaaatattaacttttatatttgtaaaaaaaaatgtaaaataataaatgtaaagtgtctgtaaaattttgttaagtataaaaataatactacCTCTTAAAATAAGATATCACAATAGACAATTAAAAgcaatacatttatatttttacatattactATGAAAGACATGTAATGtcttataattcaaaatataacatataaaattaataaattctataaaaaatattattaatatttaatataattaaaaaaaatacccgTTGAATTGCAGGGGTACATACTACTTTCTACAAATGAAAATGagatttgaaaagtaaaataattagcCAAATAAATATCTGGTATTGAATTAGAAGGCATGGAGAAAAGCTGTAACTGTGGTTGATAATATCAAGTCGGAAGCAATTTGCAATATTGATGAATGAGCCATGGCCTTTGGGCAATGAACAAATTAACAGTTAACAGACAGCACATAAATGGCTTCTTCAACCATAGCCTGCAACTTCAGCTGTAACTACCATCCTTCAATACCCCTTCAAACCTCAGCCACTCCTTTTTCCTTATCTTTTTCACACCCTCTACTTTGCTCTTACAATGGCCTTTCCCTTCACTCTTCAACCTCCACCTTCAGAGTTTTTGCCAAGTTTGAGAAGTTCCAAACCGAATCCCCTGAGCCTGACCCACCATCCCCATTGGAAGAAAATACTGTAACTTCTGTTAAGGATGATGAGGAAGATGACAGGTATTGCTACTTTACAATTTCGACTGTGGAGATTATTAATTTTGTCgcaatttatgttttttctaaATCTCAGGCAAAAGTGGATGGATACATAGGACTCTTGTCTTTGTGAAGAATGTTTTGTTTAGGTCTGGATTGTGTTCTAGAAACTCAGACAGCATGTCTCCCATGCTTAGGCCATTTAAGTGTGTCCATCAATTTTAAGTCACACCATAATTTGAAGTCATGTGGGGATGGGAAAATGGTAGATTGATGAAGTTAGATATAAATTCCAATGGgtataaaaaagttgttcacTTTTTTGCTTTCTGTTTCAGTTGCTTGCCTTCAGACTTGGAGGGTGCAGTGAGGCAATCTGGAGAGGCCGCAGGCTTATTTGTATCTACAGGAGGGATGAGAGCCACAGTATGTACcagaattttgtttttcttcctttctttatttcacACAAAATTGTCATTTGTTCCAAGTTTTGCACTGCTGGTTTAGGTCACGCAGtgccaaattaaaaatatatttctttcgTATATTTTTTGCGGATGAGGATTTTTGACTAAAATCTGTTGTGCTGAGCATCTTCTTTGGCATTGCAATTCTAACGAGCTCAGTCAACTTAACCTGGTTAAGATcaataacttataaatttagCATGTTAAAGGTGAGCATGAATAAGAgcaaaattctttttttcattattttacatCTGATGTAACTAAATGTTTAAGCCGAGGCAGCTTGAAAATGCTGCTACGGAGAATGCTGTTTACCAAGCCGTTGCTTTGTCAATCAAAgttaataattgttttctttcaGTTTCTTAGCGCCAAATGCATCTTGctctaaaagtatttttaactgTCTTGCAGGTTATCTTGctctaaaagtatttttaactgTCTT
This genomic interval from Vigna radiata var. radiata cultivar VC1973A chromosome 8, Vradiata_ver6, whole genome shotgun sequence contains the following:
- the LOC106769972 gene encoding F-box protein At1g55000 isoform X1, with product MGCCCDEDDGDIFRQLINSNFSSSSSSTATATATATTVISPMNSHFSALSSTDILRLIFQNLPIPDLARASCVCRLWNSVASQREMLTRAFVAPWKLNHVIGDPLSGSFWRDNSLAKFAISHRISRGDTVASLAVKYAVQVMDIKRLNNMISDHGIYSRERLLIPISNPDILISRTCFIELDVYAKREVAVLYPNDVPDTRTTYVSNRISSEESNKKVVDSLKRSMHVDNETAQYYWSVSNGDPRAAFAEFSADLNWVNVFMNYCLFLALCCQLPEPLNGEW
- the LOC106769972 gene encoding F-box protein At1g55000 isoform X3; its protein translation is MGCCCDEDDGDIFRQLINSNFSSSSSSTATATATATTVISPMNSHFSALSSTDILRLIFQNLPIPDLARASCVCRLWNSVASQREMLTRAFVAPWKLNHVIGDPLSGSFWRDNSLAKFAISHRISRGDTVASLAVKYAVQVMDIKRLNNMISDHGIYSRERLLIPISNPDILISRTCFIELDVYAKREVAVLYPNDVPDTRTTYVSNRISSEESNKKVVDSLKRSMHVDNETAQYYWSVSNGDPRAAFAEFSADLNWGRD
- the LOC106769972 gene encoding F-box protein At1g55000 isoform X2 — protein: MGCCCDEDDGDIFRQLINSNFSSSSSSTATATATATTVISPMNSHFSALSSTDILRLIFQNLPIPDLARASCVCRLWNSVASQREMLTRAFVAPWKLNHVIGDPLSGSFWRDNSLAKFAISHRISRGDTVASLAVKYAVQVMDIKRLNNMISDHGIYSRERLLIPISNPDILISRTCFIELDVYAKREVAVLYPNDVPDTRTTYVSNRISSEESNKKVVDSLKRSMHVDNETAQYYWSVSNGDPRAAFAEFSADLNWGRQAGH
- the LOC106771071 gene encoding microtubule-binding protein TANGLED, with protein sequence MVARTPPKQKKLLAALNPVLIKETLNKVDQCVARLQELQYTVTGGTKVVSGVTLSPRSTRGYLRTSLRCKQESLRIKNGASRRSPVGKFPANTGEWKRMSLPAMLVGETVGEILQASQFAREIVSAVGKKTVPDDPKTPMSQRSNKKVELENTQLRVRRKKEKQTRVQNDGTPQLQRARSRINFKVSPPKVREFDKESNRYMANRVSPRNRPWARKTVLFPNPLFLSTHSSSQPQPQQFCKTRSPIISRNRGTTSHKFVIKSPPSPPRQQQSCKTKSPGISRNRAGTPHKFLIKSPSSASKFPPTVSISPTRPVRLSRFSPPKRSSSSSTASKFRRSFSPSRIASRLVSLSPLRSRKTVQKNDVLVSGLKQRPTSSMQFPVRGI
- the LOC106769917 gene encoding kinesin-like protein KIN-14S, producing MSDQSIQIQMLAEKFHRFVLDYELKQPSITSEPDDVSKQVNENSDSVDENSMSQGIHEVSPDKGHTLPILKKILDLDTKIQDLKKHHISLSDEVKLTIESFPGTDVLKSVQLLGAEYELLKRKYLEESSERRRLYNEVIELKGNIRVFCRCRPLNASEIANGSASVVNFESSSDNELQVICAESSKKQFKFDHVFGPEDNQEAVFQQTKPIVTSVLDGYNVCIFAYGQTGTGKTFTMEGTPEHRGVNYRTLEELFRITEERNGTMKYELSVSMLEVYNEKIRDLLVENSTQPTKKLEIKQAAEGTQDVPGLIEARVYGTEDVWEMLKTGNRVRSVGSTCANELSSRSHCLLRVTVMGENLINGQRTKSHLWLVDLAGSERVGKTEAEGERLKESQFINKSLSALGDVISALASKSAHIPYRNSKLTHMLQSSLGGDCKTLMFVQVSPSAADLGETLCSLNFATRVRGIEGGPARKQVDHSELFKYKQMVEKLKQDEKETIKLQDSLQIAQLRLATREQHCRTLQEKVRDLENQIAEERKHRLKQESRALAAVSAQPSLPSQQTTAQKTMTDRKPPLNPSKLRQPLRKITNSMPPQSPWRSKNYTTFMNGKENSVRRASMATNSVRQAAPSTTGQFFQARRRVSIAVRPPPSTSTTQVIQPRRRVSIATLPLHTTSSMSTPLRTSAFRVTGGSNQQSRIRSQRKDRYSSLFAPMPELRESVLTTPMSVRSSSKFMMNSPTQADSRMMGPIRNQPVLALQRKPVVWSPLKLRTMNRKSSLLPYRPTQMQ